DNA from Aureimonas sp. AU20:
GGGATCGACCAGCGGCGGGCGATCCGTGACGATGTCGGCCATCAGGCGCCCGGCGGCCGGGCCGATGCCGAAGCCATGGCCGGAAAAGCCGGTGGCGATGTGGAAGCCGGGAATGGCGTCGACGGGTGAGATCACCGGCACTGCGTCGGGCGTCACGTCGATATAGCCGCCCCAGCTCTGCGCGATCTCGGCCTTCTCGAAGACGGGGAAGTTCTCGCGCAGCGCCTTGAAGGCGCCGTTGGCGATGGACTTCACGGGCTTGGGGTCGAGAACGCGGTTGTACTCGAAGGGCGAGGCCTCATCGAGCGCCCAGTGCCGGCCCATGCGCATCTCGTCGCTGAAGCGACCGCCGACGCGAAAGCGCAGCGAGCGCCATTCGGCGCGCAGCGCGGGCAGGAAGTCGCGCGCGTGGCGGAACGTATCCGGCACGATGTCCACCACGTTCTCGTGGCCCGACGCGACGGTGTAGCCGCCGTCGCGGCGCTTGCGGATGGCGAAGTCCTTGGCCCAGATCGCTTGGTCGGGGCCGCCTTCCAGCGGCTTGGTGCGCAGAACGCTGTTGAGCACCTTCAACTGCGGCAGGTCGATGCCGAAGCGGTTCGAGAACAGGCTCGACCAAGCGCCGCCCGCCAGCACGACCTGCGAGCAGGCGATCGAGCCGCGCTCGGTGACGACGCCCGAGACACGCCCGCCCATGGTCTCGATGCCACGCACGGCGCATTCGGTCAGGACATGCGCGCCGCGCTCGCGCGCGGCTTCCGCAATGGCGGGCGCGGCCTTCTGCGGCTCGGCGCGGCCGTCGGTCGGCGTGTAGAGCCCGCCCTTCACGGTCATTCGCGAGTTGGGAAGCAGGTCATCCAACTCGCTCGCCGAGAGCATGCGATGCTCGATCTGGTAGGGCTCCAGATTGCGGCCCCAGCGCTCGTGCTCGGCCATCGACTGGTCGTCGGCGCAGGTGAAGACGATGCCGGCGCGGGTGTAGCCGGTCGGGCGGCCGATACGCTCGTCCAGCCCCTGCCAGATGCGAAGGGCTTCGGCCATGAGCGGCACCTCGCGCGGGTCGCGGCGCGAGATGCGCACCCAGCCCCAGTTGCGGCTGGACTGCTCGTGGCCGATGCCGCCTTTCTCGCACAGCGCGACGGAGACGCCGCGCTCGGCCAGTTCCAGCGCCGTGGAGGCGCCGATGATGCCCCCGCCGATGACCACCACATCCACCTTCTCGGGGAGGTCGGCATCGCCGTGGAACGGATCGACATAGGGACCGGGCATATCAGAAGCTCTCCTCGAGCTGGCACTTCACGGCGAATTCGGCGACGCTGGCGGTGTTGGACAGGTTGACGAGCATGGAGACGATGGCGGTGAGTTCCGAAGCACTCGTCATGGCCGCCGGCTCGCGATCGGTGATCGCGGCGGCCATGTCGGTGACGACGAAGCTGGGGCAGACGGCGGTGGCGCGGATGCCCCGGTCGAACCCGGATTGACGAATGCCGTGCGCCAGCGCCACGGCGGCGAACTTGATCATGGCGTAGAGGCCGGAGGCGGCCGACTTCACCCGCTGGCCCGACAGCGAGGCAAGCACGATCACCCGGCCCTGACCACTGGCGGCCAGCGCTTCGAAGGCCGCCTTGGCGAGGCGGCGCGGCGCCTTGACGTTGACCCCCAGCATCGCGTCGAGCTCTTCGTTCTCGGCGTCGATCACGCTTTTGGGGATCATCAGCCCGGCATTGGCGACGATGGCGTCAACGCGGCCGAACCGACCGAGCGCCGCCGATACCCACTCCGCCTCGCCGTCCGCCGCCGCCTCGTTGCGCTGGAGAGGGATGCGTCCGGGATCGGCGAAACCGGGCAGCGCCGGCTCGCGCATCCCGAGTGAGAGATGCAAGCCCTCGCTCGCGAGCCGTTCGGCAACGGCGAGGCCGATGTCGCGCAAGGCGCTGGAGATCAGCGCGACGCGGGGCGGGGCGTAGGCGGGGCGCGGGCTCACGCGCTGGCCCCCTTGTTGGCGACGATGCGCCAGTAGATCCGCCGCAGCTGGTTGACCAACTCGGCATAGTCCGCGTTGTCGGTGCCGGCGAAAAACTCGCGCGAGTCCTTCACGATGGCGCGCACCTGAAGGGCGAGCGCCTCGCCCTTTGGCGTCAGGAACGGTTCCTGCGCCCTGGAATCGTCGCCCGCCACCTCGCGCCTGAGAGGCCCGTGGCCTTCCATGTCGTCGAGGACGCAGCCCATGGCCGAGCGGTCCTTGAAGATGATCTCTGCGATCAGGGAGGGGCGGATGCCGGGATGATTGCCGACCAGAAAGAGGGTGGTGATCTTGCGGGTGCCGCGCGCGACGTCGAGACATTCCAGCCACCGATCGAAATCGCGCGTCACCGCGATGTCGATGCTGCGGATGGGCTTCCGACATCTTCAACCGCTTATCATACGTCGCTTTTTCGTATGCTGAGACGAGGTCCGACAGCAGGATCGGCGGCTCCTCCGCCGTTCCCATCAGGGCCGAGAACCGCTGCTGATCGTCAACCGTCCCCGTCTTCGTGGTCGGCTTGCCTTCCAGGCTGGAAGCGATCCTTTCCAGGCGAGCGATCCGCTCTTCGCGAGATCGCTCCATGAGATCCTTAGCCGGGGCCAAGGTGAAGCTTTCGAGGCGCGCGTGGGCGACGATCGCCCGATCGCGCTCCTGAGCGTCGGGCCCTGCGCTGTGGAGGAGCGAACGCCAATGGTCCTCGACGATGCGGTGCAAACGCTCGCGCGCGGCGACGGCTTCGCCGAAATCGGAGGTCTCGCAACTGAACCGGACCTTCGAGCGGGGATCGAGATCCTTGTCGCGGTCGGGGACGCGGCGCTCGTAGTACCAGATGCCCTCGCGCAGGGTCAGCCATTTGAGCTTTGGTTTCGCGGCCATGTTTGCGCGAATGTCTCCCGGTTTGTTCCCCGGAAAGCCCGAGATAACGGGACCGGCCTAGCGCGGATGTCGATTTTCTGGGGAAGTGCTTGCCACACAGTCGGTTGGGAATAAAGTTCTGTTTGGTCATGGCGGAGGGAGGAGGCGCAAGCGAACCTTTCTCCGAAGCCGGGTTCGCTGTTCATAGGGAATATACAGGGATAACCAGACATCAAGCAGAGTTCTGAACAAGGGGGCGGTTTCCGACTGCCAGTGTTTCCAAGGCTCAGCCCTCATATTCCCTAAGACAGCAACAGGGAAACTTGGACTTGTAACAGGCAGGACGCGGATAGGCTCATGCCCGCCTTCTTGACCCGGACGGCGTCGAGCGGCAGGGCGAGGCGATCCCGCAGGCGCGCGGCCGCATCTATAAGGAAAGCTACGCCGATCGCATCGAGCCGTTCGCTGATGTTGCGGCCCTGTTCCGCCGGGCCCGACATCACGGCTGGACGATCGTCCTCGCGACCTCCCGTCCCAACGAGGAAATCGAGCCGCACCTGGATCGGCTCGGAGTGCGCGACCTCGTCGACGCGGTGAAGGCGGCGGACGACGCCGAGCGCTCTAAACCGCTCTTCTTTATTTGGCATGTCGAGGTCAAGCGCTCCTGAACTTATGTCTCACCTTGACTGACGTGTGATCCCTTGCGGATCGCGCTTTTCTTCGGGCTCGACCCGGCCCGCCCCTCCCATGATGGGATCGGATAGAGCGAGGCGGCTCGATCTGTTGCGCTTGCCTGTCGTGCCATTGGCATGCTCGGCTCAAGAGTCGGTGCGAGCTTGCCTCGTTTCCCGTCCCGCAAGGGACACGTTTCCGCGGGTGCGGATGCTCGGCTGGTGTTTCCGTTCCCGAAGGCGTTCTTTTTTCAGGGCCTGCTCACGCCGTTGCCCGGGTCCATCGGAACTCGCTTCCCTCGACCCAGATGCTGTGAAAGATGACGGACAGTCGCCGGGACAACGCGACGAGGGCTCGTTTCATGCCGCGCCGTCTAGCCGGGTTCACAGCTCGGGCCTTCAGCCAGGACCATGTCCGAACACGGGTCAGAAGCACGGTGGCCGCCTCGAACTGAAGGCCGCGCGCTCCGTTGCAGACGCTCCCTGCCGGTGGGAGCCTTCCCGGCATCGGCATGAGGTCAGTGAGGGTTTAGGGAAGAGTTTGGTGTTCAAGGGCCGGCACTTTGCTCCTGACATCATTCTGCTTTGCATGCGGCGGTACTGCCGCTATGCGCTGAGCTGTCGTGACCTGAAGGAAGTAATGGCTAAGCGTGGCCTGTCGGTGGACCACAGGCGGATAGGCTGCTTTAGGCGTCCTGTATGAGCTGCTTACGCAGGAAAAACCGTCGCTGACCGATTGGATGGTCATTGATCGTGCCGAACACTTCGAAGCCACGTTTCCGGTAGAAGCCAAGTGCCTGGAACTCGTATGTATCGAGCCAAACGCCGATGCAGCCGCTCGCTCTTGCGATGTGCTCCGCCTTGTCCATAAGGTCTGTTCCATGCCCTTGCGAACGTTGATCTGAAGGCACGGCAAGAAGTTCCACGAAGAGCCAGTCGTAGGTAATCTTGCCGTACAGACCGCCGACTGTTGCGCCGCTCTCGTCGGTCAGGAGCACGGCGACCGGACGATAACCGGAAGGACCCGCCATCTTTTGGTTGTGCTGGACCAAGACGTCCAAGATCGCCTGCTCATGCACCTGAGTCGGAGTATCGGGTATGGTTATCCTGAGTGTCATGTCGCACCGTGGGGTTGAGGAAAGCGAACGACGTGCTGTATCGGGCTTCGATCCTGGTGCTGGCAAGGTTTTGGAAGGGTCGTCTGCGGATGAAGCGTTCTCGGACGGCAGCTTCTCTCGTCGGAGACCGGCTCGAGACCGGGCGATGCGGGTGGACGCCAACACAAGTGGCGAGCCGTCGCCGCCAGTGTTCCTACTCGAGACCCGTTCGGGAGCTGAACGTCTGCGCCTGCATCACCACCAGACCGCCGAAGATCAGAAGGAGTCCCGCCAGGCGTTGAAGCGTCATCGCCCGTTGGGGAAAGCCGATCAGGCCCCCATGGTAGATCGCGACAGACGCGATCATCTGGCCGGCGATCACCGCGGTCACGAATCCGGCCGCGCCGAGCCGGGGCGCCACCAGTATAGCCCCGGTCACGTAGAACGCTCCGACGATGCCCCCGATCCAGATCCACCGCGGCGCGTGCGATAGGCTCGACAGGGTCGGCAGCTCGACTCTCGCGATGAGGAGGAGCGGCAGAACGCACGCCATGCTGATGGCGAGCGACATCAAGGTCGCCCAGAGAGGGTGCCCGAGGGTCCTGCCCAGGGCCGCGTTCGCGCCGGCCTGAAACGGCACCGCCGCGCCGGTCACGATGGCGCAAAGGATCAGGAAAAGAGAATGGGCTTGCATGATGAACCTCCATGTCGTCTCGCTATGCGATCAGGCGGATGGATGGAAATTCGATCTTGGCAGCTTTGGTATGAGCGATGTGAATAGTCTGCGTGGGATCGACCTGAACCTCCTCGTCGTGCTCCAGGCTCTCCTGACGGAGCAGCACGTTTCGCGTGCGGCTGCCCGACTCAATATGAGCCAGCCGGCCGTCAGCCACGCCCTCGGCCGCCTGAGGGAGTTGTTCGAGGACCCCCTCCTGATACGGCAGGGAGGCAGGCTCACGCTGTCCGCCAAGGCTAGGCAACTTGGGCCGCCACTGGCACAAGCGATCCGACACATCGCCGACGTGGTCGGGCCGGGAACGTTCGATCCGGCGAGCGAGCGCATGACCTTTCGGTTGGCGATGTCGGACTACGGATCGTCCGTCGTCCTGCCGCCCCTGATCCGGGCCATGCGCCGTCTTGCTCCCAACGTCTCCCTGAGCGTTACGCAAGCCGGCCGGGAGGCCATGCTGCGCCAGGTTCTGGAGGGCGAGATCGATCTGGCCTTCGGCGTTTTCCCGAGCCAGCCGGATCGGATCGAGCACGAGGAGCTGTTCACGGAATCCTTCCTTTGCCTGTCGGACGCGGGACATGCGTCGGCAGCGGCCATCTGGGATCTCGACGCCTATCTCGCCCGGCCGCATATTCTCGTTGCGACACCGGGCGAGGGGACGACGGAGATCGACGCGGCACTGCTGTCAATCGGGGTCACTCGCGACATCGCGATGGTTCTGCCGCACTGGAGTGCCGCACCTCGTCTCGTGCACGGCACCGACCTCCTTCTGACGATCGCCAGCCGGGCGCTGGGGACCGTTGAGAACTTGTCGGGAATCACGGTTTTCGAACCGCCGTTTCCGATCGCAACTTTCTCCTTCAAGCAGGTCTGGCACGAACGCAAGAACGCGGATCAGGCGCATCGCTGGATGCGAAACCTCGTGCAAGAGTGCTGTTAAGCTGGCGGCGCAGTCGACATGCACCGACAGCGATCGTGCACCGGTCGGGCTCACAGATGGAGCCTTGGCGAATGGGCCAAGCACATAGCAACATCGCTCTTTGACGTGCCGTCGACCGCACCGGAGGGCACTGAACGTCCGAACGCCAGCAGCACGAAGGTGCGTCGGCTTGACGCGTGCTGCCGCAGAATCTGTAAGAGACAGTTCTCGAAGAGAGCGCCTCCTATCTCTTGCGCGATGAACGCCGAGCGCGCAGCAAGTCCAGCGCGTCCGCGTTCGCGCGCCCCCAGTCGTAGAGAAGCTCGACGGGCTCGACGAATCGCAGCCCGAGATCGGTCAGGCGGTATTCGACGGCGGGTGGGATCGTGCCTTGCACATGCCGCGTGACGAGCCCGCTTTCCTCCATCTCACGCAGCGTCTGCGTCAGCATCTTCTTGGAGATGCCCGGCAGGCTGCGCAGGAGGACGCCCGTTCGCGCCGACCCGCCATGGCGTGCGTGAAGCGTATGCAGGACCATGCTCGTCCACTTCGTGGCGAAGAGTTCGAGCACGCGGCGCGGCGCGCAGTCCTCGCGCCAAGCCTCGTCGGGCGTTCCGGGTCGCATGGGTGGGTACCTCTTGGTGCCTATGTCCCCAAATGGTGCCGTCTGGACGCATCTCGCAAGCCCTCCTAGCTCTTGGTCCCATGAGAAGGACAACGGCATGACACGAACGGCATTGGTTGTGGGTGCGAGCGGCATCGTCGGCAGCGCAACAGCGGCGCTTCTTCTGGAGAAGGGTTGGACGGTTCACGGGCTCGCCCGCCGCCCCGTCGAACAGGCAGGTGTTCTGCCCGTGGCAGCCGACCTTCAGGACGCTGCGGCAACAGCGGTCGCGCTGAAGGATCTGAAGCCGGACGCGGTTTTCATCACGACATGGCTGCGCCAAGACACCGAGGCTGAGAACATCCGCGTCAATTCGGCTATGGTGCGCAATCTCCTCGACGGACTACGGCCGGCCGGATCGGTGCGCCATGTTGCCCTCGTCACGGGCCTCAAGCACTATCTCGGACCCTTCGAGGCATATGGAAAAGGCGCCTTGCCCCAGACTCCGTTCCGGGAGTCCCAGGGCCGACTGGACGTGCCGAACTTTTACTACGCGCAGGAGGACGAGGTTTTCGCCGCCGCCAAGCGCGATGGCTTCACCTGGAGCGTCCACCGTCCCCACACGGTGATCGGCAAGGCCGTCGGCAACGCGATGAACATGGGCACGACGCTGGCTGTCTATGCCACGCTCTGCCGTGAGACCGGCCGACCTTTCCGCTTCCCGGGCTCGGCCGCGCAGTGGAATGGCCTCACCGACATGACCGACGCTCGCCAACTCGCTCGGCAGCTTCTTTGGGCCGCCGCGACGCCGGGAGCGGCGAACGAGGACTTCAACATCGTCAACGGCGACGTCTTCCGCTGGAGCTGGATGTGGGGCCGTATCGCCGATTGGTTCGGGCTTCAAGCCGCGCCCTTCGACGGGACGCTGCGCCCGTTGGAAGACCAGATGAAAGACGATGCGCCGGTGTGGCAACAAATCGCCGAGCGGGAGGGGCTCACCGAACGCGACCTCTCGCGTCTTGCCTCCCCTTGGCACACCGACGCAGACCTCGGTCGACCGATCGAGGTGGTGACGGACATAGGCAAGAGCCGGCGGCTTGGTTTCCTCGACTACCAGGCTACGGACGATGCCTTCGTCGACCTCTTCGAGCGCTTACGTGCCGATCGGTTGATCCCGTGAAGAGACGCGAGAAAGCGCTGCATTTAGAACGCACCGCATGATGGTTGAGCACGTCGTCACGCTCTCTGCACCAGACATGAGATCGGCTATGCTGACGTGCTCGATCTGCGAGGGCATTACGCCGACGCTGGCCGAGATATGAGCGATCTGGTGCTCGATCGTGATAGGCATCTCGACCGCCTGAATGATCTTTCGCCCGATCGATCTACCCTCCAGAGGGTCTGCGCTACCAGGGAGAAGGACGGCGAACTCGTCGCCGCCCAACCGGGCGATAAGATGGCTCGGATCGACGAGGGCCCGCACGCGCTCGGCAGCTACGCGTAGAACCTCATCGCCGCCCGAATGCCCGTACGCGTCATTGAGGCTCTTGAAGCCATCCAGATCGAAGACGAGAAGCGAGAAGGGCAAGCCGCCGCCTGGTTCTGTTCAACTAGTTCGGCGAGCGTGTCGTGAAAGCGGGGACGGTTGGCAAGGCCAGTCAACGCATCGGCGAAAGCAAGCGATCGAATACGTGCCTCG
Protein-coding regions in this window:
- a CDS encoding NAD(P)/FAD-dependent oxidoreductase, which translates into the protein MPGPYVDPFHGDADLPEKVDVVVIGGGIIGASTALELAERGVSVALCEKGGIGHEQSSRNWGWVRISRRDPREVPLMAEALRIWQGLDERIGRPTGYTRAGIVFTCADDQSMAEHERWGRNLEPYQIEHRMLSASELDDLLPNSRMTVKGGLYTPTDGRAEPQKAAPAIAEAARERGAHVLTECAVRGIETMGGRVSGVVTERGSIACSQVVLAGGAWSSLFSNRFGIDLPQLKVLNSVLRTKPLEGGPDQAIWAKDFAIRKRRDGGYTVASGHENVVDIVPDTFRHARDFLPALRAEWRSLRFRVGGRFSDEMRMGRHWALDEASPFEYNRVLDPKPVKSIANGAFKALRENFPVFEKAEIAQSWGGYIDVTPDAVPVISPVDAIPGFHIATGFSGHGFGIGPAAGRLMADIVTDRPPLVDPHAFRFSRFSDGSKVELISGF
- a CDS encoding SDR family NAD(P)-dependent oxidoreductase, giving the protein MSPRPAYAPPRVALISSALRDIGLAVAERLASEGLHLSLGMREPALPGFADPGRIPLQRNEAAADGEAEWVSAALGRFGRVDAIVANAGLMIPKSVIDAENEELDAMLGVNVKAPRRLAKAAFEALAASGQGRVIVLASLSGQRVKSAASGLYAMIKFAAVALAHGIRQSGFDRGIRATAVCPSFVVTDMAAAITDREPAAMTSASELTAIVSMLVNLSNTASVAEFAVKCQLEESF
- a CDS encoding MarR family winged helix-turn-helix transcriptional regulator → MTRDFDRWLECLDVARGTRKITTLFLVGNHPGIRPSLIAEIIFKDRSAMGCVLDDMEGHGPLRREVAGDDSRAQEPFLTPKGEALALQVRAIVKDSREFFAGTDNADYAELVNQLRRIYWRIVANKGASA
- a CDS encoding HAD family hydrolase, encoding MEPFADVAALFRRARHHGWTIVLATSRPNEEIEPHLDRLGVRDLVDAVKAADDAERSKPLFFIWHVEVKRS
- a CDS encoding GNAT family N-acetyltransferase; this translates as MTLRITIPDTPTQVHEQAILDVLVQHNQKMAGPSGYRPVAVLLTDESGATVGGLYGKITYDWLFVELLAVPSDQRSQGHGTDLMDKAEHIARASGCIGVWLDTYEFQALGFYRKRGFEVFGTINDHPIGQRRFFLRKQLIQDA
- a CDS encoding DMT family transporter, yielding MQAHSLFLILCAIVTGAAVPFQAGANAALGRTLGHPLWATLMSLAISMACVLPLLLIARVELPTLSSLSHAPRWIWIGGIVGAFYVTGAILVAPRLGAAGFVTAVIAGQMIASVAIYHGGLIGFPQRAMTLQRLAGLLLIFGGLVVMQAQTFSSRTGLE
- a CDS encoding LysR family transcriptional regulator gives rise to the protein MAQRIRKREWACMMNLHVVSLCDQADGWKFDLGSFGMSDVNSLRGIDLNLLVVLQALLTEQHVSRAAARLNMSQPAVSHALGRLRELFEDPLLIRQGGRLTLSAKARQLGPPLAQAIRHIADVVGPGTFDPASERMTFRLAMSDYGSSVVLPPLIRAMRRLAPNVSLSVTQAGREAMLRQVLEGEIDLAFGVFPSQPDRIEHEELFTESFLCLSDAGHASAAAIWDLDAYLARPHILVATPGEGTTEIDAALLSIGVTRDIAMVLPHWSAAPRLVHGTDLLLTIASRALGTVENLSGITVFEPPFPIATFSFKQVWHERKNADQAHRWMRNLVQECC
- a CDS encoding winged helix-turn-helix transcriptional regulator — translated: MRPGTPDEAWREDCAPRRVLELFATKWTSMVLHTLHARHGGSARTGVLLRSLPGISKKMLTQTLREMEESGLVTRHVQGTIPPAVEYRLTDLGLRFVEPVELLYDWGRANADALDLLRARRSSRKR
- a CDS encoding SDR family oxidoreductase is translated as MTRTALVVGASGIVGSATAALLLEKGWTVHGLARRPVEQAGVLPVAADLQDAAATAVALKDLKPDAVFITTWLRQDTEAENIRVNSAMVRNLLDGLRPAGSVRHVALVTGLKHYLGPFEAYGKGALPQTPFRESQGRLDVPNFYYAQEDEVFAAAKRDGFTWSVHRPHTVIGKAVGNAMNMGTTLAVYATLCRETGRPFRFPGSAAQWNGLTDMTDARQLARQLLWAAATPGAANEDFNIVNGDVFRWSWMWGRIADWFGLQAAPFDGTLRPLEDQMKDDAPVWQQIAEREGLTERDLSRLASPWHTDADLGRPIEVVTDIGKSRRLGFLDYQATDDAFVDLFERLRADRLIP
- a CDS encoding GGDEF domain-containing protein, yielding MPFSLLVFDLDGFKSLNDAYGHSGGDEVLRVAAERVRALVDPSHLIARLGGDEFAVLLPGSADPLEGRSIGRKIIQAVEMPITIEHQIAHISASVGVMPSQIEHVSIADLMSGAESVTTCSTIMRCVLNAALSRVSSRDQPIGT